In Babesia bovis T2Bo chromosome 3, whole genome shotgun sequence, the genomic window TCCGACTGGAGTAATATGCCGATGAATACTCTGGCAATTCAAATGCCATtcagtaatatatacattgggATGTCTCATGGCACTTGGTATGAAATagtttatattattgtaaatatattttgtagcaGTGACACAATGTGCCGTGAATGCTATCAGCCAACGATATCTAGTACATCAAGTTATCAATCAGCTGTTACAGCGATAATTCGAAATCGAGTTAGTGCCTACCTTAGAATATGCAAACCCCCAGGTACAGTGTAGACTACCTAaattacaatatatttaaatggcAGATAGGTCCATAGTAAACATGGGCCCAATATGGACTTCCTTGCTACTGATATGTTCCAGGCTATCATATGCTCTGGAAGTGGATCTCATGCAGCCTACTATCCCCTACCCAGTCGAGAGTTTCGAAGGGAGCTTCTATGGTGGAGGTCGATTCAGACTGATACATTCAAGTACACCTAGTATAACCCTGGTCAAATATGGTAACCTCACAATCTTCAACAATATGTCTGGCATGAACAAGGCATTGGATGTATACGTCCAAGAATACAGGCGAGGCATTGGCCTGATTGTGTCCATCATCGATGTGGATAGGACTACTAATGGATCTAGGCATATAAGGCATTTCGAGATTGCGGACGACCAGTTAAGATTGATTAATCGTGCGACGAAGCTTGATTTTTTAAATGGGCCCATATCACTGATGATTGACTTGTGGAGTGCTAAGTTGAACCCCCTTGTAATCAAGTCTACCAAGGGAACAAATATACGATACCGCCTGGCCAAACATTACAATGCAAAATTCAGGGACAGCATAAGCCGTATAAGAGGATCTTATGATGTTTTCCTGATATCCCCTataatgaatatagacTGGTTGTACCAAACCCCTGGAAGTTCCCAATCATTAATCAGCTCACACAGTATTAGAGTACATGTGGACGTCGTATTGCAACACTTTACATTGTGGATCAAACATAAGGGTTACGTAGGTAACTACACGTTGAGTCTGCCTCCAGTAGTGAACGGTATGTTCAAGGCACAGCACATACTGGACCCTTCATACCGCAATGTCCGCCCTATTCCAACGGGTGGCGCCAGTAGTACAGGTCAACTTGAGATTGATCTATCCAGGTTTGATAATAGTTCACCAGAGGTCATCGTTGTAGCCAACCTTAGGAGGGGTTGCTGGCTGTACAGGCAATACTGCATTGTGCCGTTTCCGTACCCCGAACAAGTTGTCAGAGTTACCAACTCAAAAGTCCAGACTGTTATTTATGAATCTGGTGACGTGCTTGTAACGCACGTGGAGGTGTTTGACCACGTTGTTCATGGGTGGGAATACGTGGTGGTGAACACGATGAAGGTATATGACACTGATATCACGGACGAGTTTCACACAGAGACCGTGCGAGAGGTTTTTAAGCGTATGAGCAGCCAAGGTCCCAATGCATATTTTGACTTGAGCATGATATGTCGGTGCCCGTACGTGAAGATGCTCTATAACATTAGCGTATGGGAACAGAGTTGTGTCAACGTAGATATACATGACCTCGTGGAAAGTGACTGTAAAGCCGTAGACTGTTCGTGACTTCAAGGTATCATCTGTTTGTGTACATATGGTAGCCTCAGTGTATCCATTTGATATAGTGCTAACCACTAACTGCAGGCTACATCTCTCATTGTGCTATTGTTACACAATGTGGTAATCCCCATCTCACACAGTAAGTATTAATGTGCATTTACGACTCTAGGAATACGGAGCATATATAGCAGTCACCTGTGGCACCACAATAACCATGTCAAGCACTGACCAACATTTGGATGTGATCAATATTCACAGCATAATCTTGTGGCTCCACAGTATACTATCAGGATTGTCTATAGACTGGGAGCGTGAAGACTATGGTCACATTAGCAGAGGTTCTAGTGTATAGCGATGATATGGTGACATTGACGGGACCAAGGTTACAGTGATGTGAACCGTCTAGACAATGGACACTGTTTTGCTCAGACCTCAGTAGTGGCATCCGTTGTAACTCTGTAACAGTGTTAGATCACTCCAATGGCGCCATATAGGCTACATTAACagtcatcaaatgtaaGGCTGTACGTCGGATGCTCAAGCGGTATAGGGTAACGTTTTGCTACATCGTCTACTATGGATTTAGGTTGCTGGTACGTTTGGAACAGAGTACCATAAGCAATACTGACTTTAACAGAAGTATTTCACCAGAGTAGCATATAACGCCAAAAGGCGCTTCATGGGACGGAATTGACATGAATGACCAACCGCTAAAATTATAATGTTCTTATGGTTGTGATTTCCATTGATTAACCGGCTATTACGTCACTAACCGTTTGGGAAACTGTGGAAGGATCTAGTTGTATGTGACTATAGTATGGAGGGTTAGAGACCATTGGACTTTGCATCGTCCAAGCTGGCATCACACTGCTGAAGTAGTGATTAATCAGCGCATTGTCGAATATAGACGACGATTGAATGATCCGTGATAACATGCAATGCATGAATCGTCCAATTCCCCAGGTGCATAccaccatatattcattatcaATTATTACACCATTTACCAAGTGGATCCCGCAGGAAGATATTTGAATCATCTGCAATTTTGTTAAGTATGGAACTAGCAAGGCGTAACAACGGCTTccgcaaggttgccaagtgGATTGTTGGCGCAGTTGTTGTGGCAGGTGCtgccagtggcaatgtcaTATGTGATGAGGTTTCGGAACCACAGGAGGCTGAAGTGAAGTCTGAGATTAATGTGAATGGAGAGGATAAGGCGATGAGTAATATTGAAGAGGACGATTTTGATGCAGTTATAGGCAGGCTTCCACACGACCCATCTGCTGTGGCCATTCTGAACTCAAGGGGCAAGTCGTTTACAAACCAAGACATTTACGGATTGATAGATCACGATATACGCCTAGGTGTATTGCCCATAAAGTTGTCTGAAGAAGAGATACCTAGAGTTCGGGAACGTATAGTAGAGTTAAGAAGAAAGAAGTTGTTGGACGCCATATCCTATTTCGATCAGTTACTATCAGAACTACCTGATGAACTCGCCCAAGAAGCATCGAAATACAGTTACCTTAGTGAATTACCTGAAGACCTAGCCAATGCTCTTGAGGACTATGTAAAGGCTCTTAACGATAGAATCGAAGCAGAGCAAGACAAAATAAGGGAAGCAGAAATGAAAGAAATGTTCGAAAAAATGAAGGAAGAAGGAGCGCAAAATATGGGAGGAGCAGGAACAACGAATGTATCTATGCCACCAAGTGGAAAAGGAGAGCACAATAATGAAGTGACGGAAGCCAATAAAACCGATGGTTCAATGGATCAGAATCCATCAGAAAACAACCATTTGAAAGGGAAAGCACCAGAAAACGAAGATAAAAAACCGAAATCCAAGCCATGGTACAAATTTTGGTAATTAATTGAAGAGGTCATGCCGTTTACTAATGGTAACAGTATTGAATGATAGTGTGGATTCCACAGCGCT contains:
- a CDS encoding Spherical Body Protein 2 truncated copy 11 (SBP2), which encodes MELARRNNGFRKVAKWIVGAVVVAGAASGNVICDEVSEPQEAEVKSEINVNGEDKAMSNIEEDDFDAVIGRLPHDPSAVAILNSRGKSFTNQDIYGLIDHDIRLGVLPIKLSEEEIPRVRERIVELRRKKLLDAISYFDQLLSELPDELAQEASKYSYLSELPEDLANALEDYVKALNDRIEAEQDKIREAEMKEMFEKMKEEGAQNMGGAGTTNVSMPPSGKGEHNNEVTEANKTDGSMDQNPSENNHLKGKAPENEDKKPKSKPWYKFW